From the genome of Mucilaginibacter paludis DSM 18603:
ATACGCTCATCAAGGCATTGAAAAAGATTCCCCTAAAGGGTGGTGACCATCTGAGCGATTGGGGGTGCGGCGGGGGAGATGCTTTACGCGCTATAGCTCAATGGGCCAATAAAACGGGGCTACAGGTACAACTAACGGGCGTTGATGCCACGCCATCGGCCGTGGCTTTTGCAAGAGAGCGGGCTTCTGCTTACCCTAACATTAATTTTATTTTAAGCGATGTAATGGCCCCCGCTCTGTTAACAAATCAGTTTGACATTGTTTTTTCGAGTTTGTTCAGCCATCATTTTAAAGATGACGAATGGGTTGCGTTGGTGAAAAAAATGCTTGCCTGTAGTAAAAAAGCCGTCATTATAACCGATCTGCATCGTCACTGGGTACTCTATTATGCTGTTTGGGCAATAGCGCACATCTTTACCAAAAGCAAAATGGCCCGGTTTGACGGTCCCTTATCCGTACGCCGCAGCTTTAAAAAAACTGAACTGGTTAAACTTTTAAGTCGTGCTGGGTTAACAAATTATGAAATCAGCTGGAAATGGGCTTTTAGATGGCAGCTGATCGTTTACAAATCGTAACTTTACGTTCATATCTAAATTAAAAATTCCTGAAACTGAAAATATGAAACTCCGTGTACTTGTTTTGATTAATGCGCTGGCTGTAGCTATCACCATCTCTATCGTGAATTACTACTTCAGGCATAACTGGTACGATGTGATGATCACTTT
Proteins encoded in this window:
- a CDS encoding methyltransferase domain-containing protein, with the protein product MIPNLRKRASEAEIMDDFSLPAHEVVPVLKGLEKMNALFGGHNTLIKALKKIPLKGGDHLSDWGCGGGDALRAIAQWANKTGLQVQLTGVDATPSAVAFARERASAYPNINFILSDVMAPALLTNQFDIVFSSLFSHHFKDDEWVALVKKMLACSKKAVIITDLHRHWVLYYAVWAIAHIFTKSKMARFDGPLSVRRSFKKTELVKLLSRAGLTNYEISWKWAFRWQLIVYKS